The following are encoded in a window of Spirochaeta cellobiosiphila DSM 17781 genomic DNA:
- a CDS encoding MBL fold metallo-hydrolase yields the protein MEDSHLSFHILGSGSSGNSYLFDVGKWSFLVDNGFGLKDWESRVDSINYDPRRIKMCFLTHTHGDHYKGIGPLIRKYNIPLLVHEDIAVKVSQDLPEGRVFSLSHDRSYKKDGLQFSAIKLNHDSPGTIGFMFQYGSSALALVSDTGELPLEQMSLLNQIQILLIEANYCPDLLEVGPYPDFLKRRIAGTRGHLSNQQAIDIVNQIGSANTKLEYVYFCHLSDSNNTFEALQKAIDNDMAWNGDYTICRKGVTYKGNTIGEVCLGG from the coding sequence GTGGAAGACTCTCATTTAAGCTTCCACATTTTGGGATCCGGATCCTCAGGTAATTCTTATTTATTTGATGTAGGGAAGTGGTCTTTCCTTGTGGATAATGGTTTTGGATTAAAAGACTGGGAAAGTAGGGTAGATAGTATTAACTATGATCCTCGAAGGATCAAAATGTGTTTTCTAACCCATACCCATGGAGATCATTACAAAGGTATTGGGCCTTTGATACGAAAATACAATATACCTCTCTTGGTTCATGAAGACATTGCAGTAAAAGTATCCCAAGATCTTCCTGAAGGTCGGGTATTTTCCCTTAGTCATGATCGATCCTATAAAAAGGATGGACTTCAATTTTCAGCTATCAAGCTCAACCATGACTCCCCTGGTACAATAGGATTTATGTTTCAGTATGGATCCTCCGCTTTGGCTCTCGTCTCTGATACTGGAGAGCTTCCTTTAGAACAAATGTCTTTATTGAATCAAATACAAATATTGTTGATCGAAGCTAATTATTGTCCTGATTTGCTAGAAGTAGGCCCTTATCCTGATTTTCTTAAAAGACGAATCGCAGGAACGAGAGGACACTTATCCAATCAGCAGGCTATTGATATTGTGAATCAGATTGGCTCTGCAAATACTAAGCTAGAATATGTGTATTTTTGCCATCTATCAGATAGTAATAATACTTTTGAAGCCCTGCAAAAAGCTATAGACAATGATATGGCCTGGAATGGGGATTATACTATATGCAGGAAGGGTGTAACCTATAAAGGAAATACAATAGGGGAGGTTTGTCTTGGGGGATAA
- a CDS encoding arsenate reductase family protein, whose amino-acid sequence MSIQIMGTKKCKDTQKALRYFKERGVQVHFRDLNDKALSKGELDKICQKIKAQDLIDESSSFYKKKGLAYMEYDPREELLEHPDLVKTPIVRSGSESILGVQEALWKTLI is encoded by the coding sequence ATGTCAATTCAGATAATGGGAACCAAGAAGTGCAAGGATACTCAGAAGGCCCTTCGGTATTTTAAAGAAAGGGGTGTCCAAGTCCATTTTAGAGATCTGAATGACAAAGCTTTAAGTAAAGGGGAACTTGATAAGATCTGTCAAAAGATCAAAGCTCAGGACTTAATTGATGAATCCTCTTCTTTCTATAAGAAGAAAGGTTTAGCTTACATGGAATATGATCCCAGGGAAGAGCTTTTGGAACATCCTGATCTCGTTAAGACCCCTATTGTCCGTTCTGGATCTGAGTCAATCTTAGGAGTACAGGAAGCTTTGTGGAAGACTCTCATTTAA
- the asnS gene encoding asparagine--tRNA ligase yields the protein MSTKKIKEILVTTPSDQAVIVQGWCRTKRDSKNHAFLELNDGSSLKNIQIFIDKSKHDFEDLSKISTGASVWTKGLLVESPGQNQAVELHADELAIIGEAPAADYPLQKKRHSFEFLRDIAHLRTRTNTFGAVMRVRNALSYAVHQYFQNNSFQYVHTPIITASDCEGAGEMFQVTTMDLNKLPLTEDKQIDYSHDFFGKEAHLTVSGQLNVETYAMALGDVYTFGPTFRAENSNTSRHLAEFWMIEPEMSFCDIEGNMDRAEDFLKFVLSYVLENCQEDMAFFNQWIEKGIIDNLKSVINSEFHRISYTEAIDQLLASGKKFEFPIKWGEDLQSEHEKYLTEELYKGPVIVTDYPKEIKAFYMKLNDDNKTVRAMDVLVPRLGEIIGGSEREWDYDKLLSRIKAAGLNEEDYWWYLDLRKYGSVPHSGFGLGFERLVQYVTGMQNIRDVIPFPRYPGNAEF from the coding sequence ATGAGTACAAAGAAGATTAAAGAAATCTTAGTTACCACTCCATCAGATCAAGCAGTTATTGTTCAAGGATGGTGCCGAACCAAGAGGGACAGCAAAAACCATGCTTTCCTGGAACTCAATGATGGTAGCTCACTAAAAAATATTCAGATATTTATTGATAAAAGCAAACATGACTTTGAAGACCTGTCCAAAATATCAACAGGAGCCAGTGTGTGGACAAAGGGCCTTCTTGTAGAAAGTCCCGGTCAAAACCAGGCCGTCGAATTACATGCAGATGAATTAGCTATCATTGGAGAAGCGCCAGCTGCTGATTATCCTCTTCAAAAGAAGAGACACTCTTTCGAATTCTTAAGAGATATCGCTCACTTACGAACCAGAACCAATACTTTTGGTGCGGTTATGCGCGTCAGAAATGCCTTAAGTTATGCCGTTCACCAGTATTTCCAGAATAATAGCTTTCAGTATGTTCATACCCCCATCATTACAGCAAGTGACTGTGAAGGAGCGGGAGAAATGTTTCAAGTTACCACAATGGACTTAAACAAACTTCCCCTTACAGAGGATAAGCAAATCGACTACAGTCACGACTTTTTTGGTAAAGAAGCCCATCTGACCGTAAGTGGTCAGCTTAATGTGGAAACCTATGCCATGGCCTTAGGTGATGTCTATACCTTCGGACCAACCTTTAGAGCAGAAAACTCCAATACAAGCCGTCACTTAGCAGAGTTCTGGATGATTGAGCCAGAAATGTCTTTCTGTGACATTGAAGGCAATATGGATAGAGCAGAAGACTTCCTTAAGTTTGTCTTATCTTATGTCCTGGAGAATTGCCAAGAAGATATGGCCTTCTTCAACCAATGGATTGAAAAAGGCATTATTGATAATCTTAAATCTGTTATCAATTCTGAATTCCACCGCATTAGCTATACAGAAGCAATAGATCAGCTTTTAGCTAGTGGGAAGAAATTTGAATTCCCCATCAAATGGGGGGAAGATCTCCAATCTGAACACGAAAAGTATCTCACAGAAGAGCTATATAAGGGTCCTGTAATCGTCACTGATTATCCTAAAGAAATCAAAGCGTTCTATATGAAGCTTAATGATGACAATAAAACCGTCAGAGCTATGGATGTCCTTGTTCCTCGCTTGGGAGAAATCATTGGTGGAAGTGAACGGGAATGGGATTATGACAAGCTTCTCTCACGTATCAAAGCAGCCGGTCTTAATGAAGAAGATTACTGGTGGTACTTAGATTTACGTAAATACGGTTCCGTTCCTCACTCAGGATTTGGTCTTGGGTTTGAGCGATTAGTACAGTACGTAACAGGGATGCAGAACATTCGTGACGTCATTCCCTTCCCCCGTTACCCAGGAAACGCGGAGTTTTAA
- a CDS encoding NAD(P)/FAD-dependent oxidoreductase, protein MYDFHIVGGGFAGLTLAYKLIQKGAHVLLQDHFHSGSGTIASGALLNPLSGPHLALPTQGGPEYSRIIEDYHSWEQKLSKQLLTPHKHLRVLANDRQKRKLLNNQDKQSFVRVWHNTKEKNIIMPLGAIDILQTYVIDPHSYIRIMKNYLQQQGSYLQEEWDPKQPVKANKTILCMGPFDPFAKESLHYVRGETLIISLKEPLDYILSKGVALIPLNKQHHGKHLYKLGSTYDRYTPLEYKRTTKGREDLLHQLRQFYTGDVQVVGHQYGVRPVGPDRSSLWGLHPDNDKYYILNGMGSKGTLNAPYYADLLITELIS, encoded by the coding sequence ATGTATGACTTTCATATAGTAGGCGGTGGTTTCGCTGGACTCACCTTAGCTTATAAGCTTATTCAAAAAGGGGCTCATGTTCTCTTGCAAGACCATTTCCATTCAGGAAGTGGGACCATTGCTTCAGGAGCCCTCTTAAATCCCCTATCAGGCCCGCACCTGGCCTTACCAACCCAAGGGGGACCAGAGTATTCCAGAATTATCGAAGACTACCACAGCTGGGAACAGAAACTATCAAAACAATTACTAACTCCTCACAAGCACCTGCGAGTATTGGCCAATGACAGACAGAAACGAAAGCTACTGAATAACCAAGATAAACAAAGCTTTGTGCGTGTATGGCACAATACGAAAGAGAAAAATATCATCATGCCCTTAGGAGCTATTGATATACTCCAAACCTATGTTATAGATCCCCATTCCTATATCAGAATAATGAAGAACTATTTACAACAACAAGGATCTTACTTACAGGAAGAATGGGATCCAAAACAGCCAGTAAAGGCTAATAAGACCATATTATGTATGGGACCTTTTGATCCTTTTGCCAAAGAGTCCCTCCATTATGTCCGGGGAGAAACCTTAATAATAAGCCTAAAAGAACCTTTGGACTATATTCTCAGTAAAGGGGTAGCTCTCATCCCTTTAAACAAGCAACATCATGGAAAGCATTTATATAAGCTGGGATCAACTTACGACCGGTATACACCTCTGGAGTACAAAAGAACCACTAAGGGGAGGGAAGATCTCCTTCATCAACTTAGACAGTTCTATACAGGAGATGTTCAAGTTGTGGGCCATCAATATGGGGTACGTCCCGTAGGGCCTGACCGCTCCAGCCTTTGGGGCCTACATCCTGATAATGATAAATACTATATACTTAATGGGATGGGTAGTAAGGGGACGCTAAACGCCCCCTATTATGCAGACTTACTCATTACTGAGCTTATTTCTTAG
- a CDS encoding FprA family A-type flavoprotein: MNAQKVSEGIFLLTAKADKDRLFEGIWPIPHDAAINSYIVKGKDIALIDGVCGWDGCEDSFYSQMDEIKVDKNDIKYVVINHMEPDHTGWFGPFSKIVKDFTVVTTEKAAKLVKAFYDWDGDFMIVKSGDTLDLGEGRVLNFQEIPNVHWPETMATYDTSTGTLFPCDAFGAFGMIEDKYFDDQLTEEDFSWFESETRRYFSNIVGPFSKFVQKAIKKLEPLDIKVIAPSHGIVWRKDPSVILNQYIDYASYMEGPAREKITVIWSSMYGNTEAAVEACLEGIKSEGVEYEVYQPPKDHVSYILNSAWDSQGLVLAMPTYEYKMFPPMAHVLDDFKRKKVHGRKVFRFGSYGWSGGAQKELDEITEKMKWEFVEPVEFNGHPTPEDMQKVKEQSAALARLVKESAAKK, encoded by the coding sequence ATGAACGCACAGAAAGTTTCAGAAGGTATTTTTCTTCTGACAGCTAAGGCTGACAAAGACAGATTGTTTGAAGGAATTTGGCCGATCCCTCATGATGCTGCAATCAACTCATACATTGTGAAGGGTAAGGATATTGCCCTCATTGATGGTGTCTGCGGTTGGGACGGTTGTGAGGATTCCTTTTATTCCCAAATGGATGAGATCAAAGTTGATAAAAACGATATAAAGTATGTTGTTATTAACCACATGGAACCAGACCATACTGGTTGGTTTGGCCCTTTCAGTAAGATTGTAAAGGACTTTACTGTTGTTACAACAGAAAAGGCTGCTAAACTGGTTAAGGCTTTTTATGATTGGGATGGGGACTTCATGATTGTAAAAAGCGGAGATACATTAGATCTCGGCGAAGGAAGAGTATTAAACTTCCAGGAAATTCCTAATGTACACTGGCCTGAGACGATGGCTACTTATGATACTAGTACAGGAACCTTATTCCCCTGTGATGCCTTTGGTGCTTTTGGTATGATCGAAGATAAATACTTTGATGATCAACTGACAGAAGAGGATTTTTCCTGGTTTGAATCTGAGACTAGAAGGTATTTTTCTAACATCGTAGGTCCCTTTAGCAAGTTTGTACAAAAAGCTATTAAGAAATTAGAACCTCTGGACATTAAGGTCATCGCCCCCAGTCATGGGATTGTTTGGCGCAAAGATCCCTCTGTTATTCTGAACCAATACATTGATTATGCCAGTTACATGGAAGGTCCGGCACGTGAAAAGATTACAGTTATCTGGTCTTCCATGTATGGAAATACCGAGGCAGCTGTTGAAGCCTGTCTGGAAGGTATTAAGTCGGAAGGTGTGGAATACGAAGTATACCAACCACCAAAAGACCATGTTTCATATATTCTCAATTCTGCCTGGGATTCTCAAGGTTTAGTATTGGCGATGCCTACTTATGAATATAAGATGTTTCCCCCTATGGCCCATGTTTTAGATGACTTTAAGCGAAAGAAAGTACATGGCCGTAAGGTGTTTAGATTTGGTTCCTACGGTTGGTCCGGTGGAGCCCAGAAGGAGCTGGATGAAATTACTGAAAAGATGAAGTGGGAATTCGTTGAACCTGTTGAGTTCAATGGTCATCCTACTCCTGAGGATATGCAGAAGGTAAAAGAACAATCTGCGGCTCTCGCTCGTCTTGTCAAAGAATCTGCTGCTAAGAAATAA